A single window of Sporosarcina sp. FSL W7-1349 DNA harbors:
- a CDS encoding LysR family transcriptional regulator, with protein MLLEELKTFITVVEHQNFTKAAKELNLAQPTVSLHIKNLESELNVPLLVRSHRTFHVTPEGELLYERAIQLLKLAEKTKEEILWKHQEVSGKLRISASYTIGEYLLPEVLTVLHQKFPHLQAEVTIENTEDVETAVRELRCDVGCIEGSVPAKELIIKPFMFDELILVAVNTHPLAKLDHVELADLQSAHWIMREKGSGTRQFTDYLLRSIGQVNPSCTIFGSNEGVKQALLSGLGIAAVSVYTAKRALDRGELVPLKVDVISQKRVFSTLHSPLMGEKRHVEVFIKELKMMYGD; from the coding sequence TTGCTGTTGGAAGAATTGAAAACCTTTATAACCGTTGTGGAACACCAGAACTTCACGAAAGCGGCAAAAGAGCTGAATCTCGCACAGCCGACCGTTAGCCTTCATATTAAAAACTTGGAGAGCGAGTTGAATGTCCCCCTGCTCGTCCGTTCCCATCGAACCTTTCACGTCACGCCAGAGGGGGAACTGCTCTATGAACGGGCAATCCAATTGTTGAAACTCGCGGAGAAAACAAAAGAGGAAATTTTATGGAAACATCAAGAAGTGAGCGGCAAGCTACGGATTTCCGCCAGCTATACAATCGGGGAATACTTATTGCCCGAAGTATTGACAGTGCTCCACCAGAAATTTCCCCATTTGCAGGCCGAAGTAACGATTGAAAATACCGAGGATGTGGAGACGGCGGTCCGCGAACTGCGATGCGATGTCGGTTGCATCGAAGGAAGTGTGCCTGCAAAAGAATTGATTATCAAGCCGTTCATGTTTGACGAACTGATTCTGGTGGCAGTGAATACACATCCGCTTGCCAAACTGGACCATGTCGAGTTGGCCGATCTCCAATCAGCCCATTGGATCATGCGTGAAAAGGGATCCGGTACCCGGCAATTTACGGATTATCTGCTGCGTTCCATCGGCCAGGTCAACCCGTCCTGCACCATTTTCGGATCCAATGAAGGCGTGAAACAGGCATTGTTGAGCGGCCTCGGCATTGCCGCCGTTTCGGTCTATACGGCAAAAAGAGCGCTGGACCGGGGAGAGCTCGTTCCATTGAAAGTGGATGTCATATCGCAAAAAAGAGTGTTTTCCACTTTACACTCTCCGTTGATGGGTGAAAAACGGCATGTCGAAGTGTTTATCAAAGAACTAAAAATGATGTACGGCGATTGA
- the pepT gene encoding peptidase T, protein MKERLIERLIRYAKIDTQSDADSQSTPSTPGQWDLLYELEKELKAIGMQEITLDDNGYLFATLPANTDRDVPVVGFLAHVDTATDYTGKNVNPQRVDHYDGTDIRLNENTIMKVSDFPELTNYAGHTLITTDGTTLLGADNKAGIAEIMTAMEYLIQHPEIKHGKLRVAFTPDEEIGRGPHKFDVEAFGAEFAYTMDGGPLGELQYESFNAAGAKVTFYGTNIHPGSAKGKMVNSLLIAHEFQAAMPAKEIPQKTEGYEGFIHLMEVDGSVEETTLHYIIRYFDRNQFGARKQLFENTVKDLQTRYGEQAISLELTDQYFNMREKIEPVMEIVDIIAEAFKQLDIKPAIIPIRGGTDGSQLSYMGMPTPNIFTGGENYHGKYEYISADNMVKATEVIIEAVKLFEARV, encoded by the coding sequence ATGAAAGAACGCCTGATTGAACGATTAATCCGGTATGCCAAAATCGATACACAATCGGACGCAGATAGCCAATCGACCCCTTCCACACCAGGGCAATGGGATTTATTGTATGAGCTGGAGAAGGAATTGAAGGCAATCGGCATGCAGGAAATCACATTGGACGACAATGGCTATTTATTTGCCACCTTGCCCGCCAATACGGACCGGGATGTTCCTGTCGTCGGATTTCTTGCCCATGTGGATACGGCGACGGACTATACAGGGAAGAATGTGAATCCTCAGCGGGTGGATCACTACGACGGGACAGATATCCGGTTGAATGAAAACACGATTATGAAGGTCTCCGATTTCCCCGAGCTCACGAATTATGCCGGCCACACATTGATCACCACCGATGGGACAACCCTGCTAGGTGCGGATAATAAAGCCGGCATCGCAGAAATCATGACGGCGATGGAATACTTGATTCAACATCCGGAGATCAAGCACGGGAAACTGCGTGTCGCGTTCACTCCAGATGAAGAAATCGGACGGGGGCCGCATAAATTTGATGTGGAGGCATTCGGCGCCGAGTTTGCGTACACGATGGATGGAGGACCGCTCGGCGAGTTGCAATATGAAAGTTTTAATGCAGCCGGAGCGAAAGTCACCTTCTACGGCACGAATATCCATCCCGGCTCCGCCAAGGGCAAGATGGTGAATTCGCTATTGATCGCCCACGAATTTCAAGCAGCGATGCCCGCGAAGGAAATTCCACAGAAGACGGAAGGATATGAAGGTTTCATTCATCTGATGGAGGTGGATGGATCGGTTGAAGAAACGACACTCCATTATATCATCCGCTATTTTGATCGTAATCAGTTCGGAGCAAGAAAGCAGCTTTTCGAAAATACAGTGAAGGATTTGCAAACACGGTACGGAGAGCAGGCCATCTCACTAGAACTGACAGACCAATACTTCAATATGCGGGAAAAAATCGAGCCGGTCATGGAAATTGTCGACATTATTGCGGAAGCATTCAAGCAATTGGATATCAAGCCGGCGATCATCCCAATCCGGGGAGGAACGGATGGGTCCCAGCTGTCCTATATGGGCATGCCGACGCCGAATATCTTTACAGGCGGCGAAAACTATCACGGGAAATACGAGTATATCTCCGCTGATAATATGGTGAAGGCGACCGAGGTCATCATTGAGGCCGTGAAGCTTTTCGAAGCTCGCGTCTGA
- a CDS encoding DMT family transporter, whose product MKAIWIGILSSLFFAVTFVLNRSMELSGGSWLWSASLRYFFMVPFLVAIVAYRKGLGDVKKEMSAKPTPFFLWSFVAFVLFYAPLTFSAAYSPGWLLAGTWQLTIVAGVLLAPLFSVRVQTSQGERNIRQRIPLLSLGISSIIFIGVVIIQIPNAQNVEAQVLWLGTLPLLIAAFAYPLGNRKMMDLLGGRLDMFQRVLAMTLMTLPVWIGFAIYALWTVGPPSWSQVVQSLIVAVSSGVIATSLFFMATDLVREDQGKLAAVEATQSTELIFAMIGEMLILSLPLPGPISLAGVVIIVIGMGLHSYQTAVSKKKQPVT is encoded by the coding sequence ATGAAAGCCATTTGGATCGGGATTCTCTCCTCCCTCTTCTTCGCAGTCACCTTTGTCTTGAACCGCTCGATGGAATTATCGGGCGGCAGCTGGCTCTGGAGCGCTTCACTCCGCTATTTTTTCATGGTTCCATTCTTGGTGGCGATTGTGGCGTACCGGAAAGGGCTCGGCGATGTGAAAAAAGAGATGTCCGCAAAACCCACTCCATTTTTTCTTTGGAGCTTCGTAGCATTCGTCCTTTTCTATGCACCACTCACCTTCTCCGCTGCTTATAGTCCCGGATGGCTGCTCGCCGGAACTTGGCAATTGACGATCGTTGCTGGTGTTCTCCTGGCACCGCTCTTTTCAGTTAGGGTGCAAACGAGTCAAGGCGAACGAAATATACGTCAGCGCATTCCTCTATTGTCGCTCGGCATTTCATCCATCATCTTCATCGGGGTCGTAATCATCCAGATTCCGAATGCGCAAAATGTCGAGGCGCAAGTCTTATGGCTCGGAACCTTGCCTTTATTGATAGCCGCTTTCGCCTATCCGCTCGGGAACCGGAAAATGATGGACTTGCTCGGCGGGCGGCTCGACATGTTCCAACGGGTGCTCGCCATGACACTCATGACGCTTCCCGTTTGGATCGGATTTGCAATCTACGCTTTATGGACAGTCGGGCCGCCGTCTTGGAGCCAGGTTGTCCAATCTCTCATCGTAGCAGTCAGTTCAGGTGTCATTGCGACATCGCTGTTCTTTATGGCAACCGACCTTGTTCGAGAGGATCAAGGAAAGTTGGCAGCTGTGGAAGCGACCCAATCCACAGAACTCATCTTCGCCATGATCGGGGAAATGTTGATTCTCAGCCTCCCCCTGCCCGGCCCGATATCATTGGCCGGCGTTGTTATCATCGTTATCGGCATGGGATTACATAGCTATCAAACCGCGGTATCGAAAAAGAAACAACCTGTGACTTAG
- a CDS encoding enoyl-CoA hydratase/isomerase family protein — protein MKSYRNIIVEKKNKLAYLIINLPEQRNALSKETLDEMRNALEWLKEDDETHCVIFTGQGDTSFAAGADIKQLENRRPMDVFSVGSMQDVYDYIEAYDKPTIAMVNGFALGGGCELAMACDIRIASATAKFGLPELNLGVIPGAGGTQRLARLIGKGKAIELILTGKIITAEEAERIGLISEYVSQDRLQEAVEETANCIITKGPLAVKLAKMVIHTGFDTDMKAGLLIEKLAQAALYSTEDKMEGTRAFLEKRTPEFISK, from the coding sequence ATGAAAAGCTATCGCAATATCATCGTCGAAAAAAAGAATAAACTAGCCTATTTGATCATTAATTTACCGGAACAACGAAATGCCTTGAGTAAGGAAACGCTGGATGAAATGAGGAACGCACTAGAATGGCTGAAAGAAGACGACGAGACCCATTGCGTCATTTTTACGGGACAAGGGGATACATCATTTGCGGCAGGAGCAGATATTAAACAGCTGGAAAACCGCCGGCCGATGGATGTCTTTTCCGTCGGAAGCATGCAGGACGTCTACGATTATATCGAAGCGTATGACAAACCAACTATCGCCATGGTAAATGGATTTGCACTTGGCGGTGGATGCGAGCTCGCGATGGCCTGTGATATTCGGATCGCTTCCGCTACTGCAAAATTTGGGCTTCCCGAACTGAATCTTGGCGTCATCCCAGGGGCAGGGGGCACACAGCGGCTGGCCCGTCTGATCGGTAAAGGAAAAGCGATTGAATTGATTCTGACAGGAAAAATTATCACTGCGGAAGAAGCCGAAAGAATCGGTCTGATTTCCGAATATGTTTCTCAAGATCGGTTGCAAGAGGCGGTGGAAGAAACGGCAAACTGCATCATAACAAAAGGTCCATTAGCTGTGAAGCTTGCTAAAATGGTTATTCACACAGGATTTGATACGGATATGAAGGCAGGTTTGCTCATTGAAAAGCTTGCACAAGCCGCCTTATATTCGACAGAAGATAAAATGGAGGGCACTCGTGCCTTTTTAGAGAAACGCACACCTGAATTTATTTCAAAATAG